The Gemmatimonadaceae bacterium genomic sequence ACGAGCTCCTTGAACATCCCGAGCTTCACATGCTCGGGCGCGCCGGTCGTGTCGGCAAACTCACAGAGCATGATGTACCGCTCGCCGCTGGCGAGTCGCACACGGATGTAGAAGGGATTCGGATCGCCGCCAGGCGCCGTGAGGACCGCGCCGTCGTCGCCAAGGGCGTAGTCGATCGGCTTGCCTGCGAGGTAGTCCGTGAGTACCTGGTGTCCCTGCACCGCGGGTGTGAGGCGACCGAACGAGAGCTCGTGGCGCTGCTTGCCGCGATTCTGCAGCGCGAGTCGCACAAGCCCGGCGTCGATCGTGTCGGGGACGTCGAAGGCGTAGTCCGTGGCCCCGACCTGGACCACGCGCGCCGAGTCCGGCGGCGCGGCTCCGGCGACGCCGTTGCGCACGTGCAGTGGCTTGAACATGCCTAACGTGTAGTGCTCGGGCCGCCCGGCGCTGTCACTGAACTGACACCACAGCGCGTACGTTCTCCCTGGCTCGAGATCCACCGTGATCTCGTGGTCGCCAAGCTCACCGGGCGGCGCAAACAGCACGGCACTTCCGCCATCAAGAAAGGGCTGCGTGCTGCGCCCGGCCTCGCGCGCCCGCAGCAGATCCTGCACCGATGATCCGGGACGTAGTCGGAGAATGATCATCTCGTGCAGCACCTTCCCGGTGTTGCGCAACCGGAACACGGTTCGCCCGGCATTCACGCTGTCCGGCGTGACGAACGCGTATTCGGTGCCAACGACCTCGATCACCTGCTCCGGTGCGACGGCCGTCACCTCGCGCTTCTGCGCACACGCGAGCGCCACCAGGGCGCACCACGTCATCCTCCCCATTTGATGCCTGCGTTGCTCGCCATGGAAGGGAGTGTGCACCCTCGAGTGGCAGTCAGCCACCCACCAGCCCGCGCTCAAGGGCCACCCTGGCTGCTGCCGTTCGGTTGTCGACGCCGAGCTTCTCGAAGACATGGACGAGGTGCGCCTTCACCGTGGTCTCGGTGATGCCGAGCGCGGCGGCCACCTCCTTGTTCGACGCGCCGCGCGCGACGTGCGCGAGGATCGCGGCCTCCCGCTTGGTCAGGGCGCTCCGGGGTCGGGCGGTCCAGCTGGATACCAGGCGGTCGGCGACGCCCGGCGCGAGATACCGCTCGCCGCGTGCCACGGCCCGAAGCGCACGGAACAGTTCCTCGTGCGGCACGTCCTTCAGCAAGTAGCCCACCGCACCAGCCTCGATGGCACGCAGCACGTCGCCGTCGGTGGCGTATGTGGTAAGCACCACCACCCGGATCGCGGGCGCACGCCGGCCGATCTCTTCGATCGCCGAAACGCCGCCGCGCACCGGCATGCGCAGATCCATCAGCACCAGGTCGGGGGCAAGCGAGACAGCCGCCTGCACCGCCTGCTCGCCATCCGCGCATTCCCCGACCACGGAAAAGTCAGGCTGCGTCCCGAGCACGCTCGCGATGCCGCTGCGCACCACCGGGTGGTCGTCGGCCACGAGGACGCGGATCGGCGTCGTCATGTGGGTTCCACCCGCGGGCTCTCACCAACGACGGACAGCGGCAGCGCCAGGGTCACGCTGACCCCGTCCCCCGGCGCGCTGTCGACGAGCACGTAGCCGCCAAGCCGGCGCGCGCGATCGCGCATCCCGCGCAGCCCGAGGTGCTCGCCATCACCGTCGTCGGATGGCACAAACCCCCGGCCGTCGTCTTCGATGGCCAGCATCACCAGCTCGTCGACGCAGCTCAACGCCACGCGAACCGCTGCGGCACGGGCGTGACGCGCCACGTTGCTCAACGCCTCCTGCGTAACGCGCAGCAGCGTGACCTCGGCGTCGCCCTGCAGCGCCGGCATCTCGTCGGCGGTGAACGTCGTTGCGACGCCGTGCGCCGAACCCCACTGCGCCACCACGCGCTCGAGGGCCTCGACGATCGGCGCATTGGCGAGTTCCGTCGGCCGCAGCGAAAGCACGAGCCGACGGATTTCCGTCAGGCTCGCGCGCGACACCTCCTGCGCGTGTCCCAGGTGCGTCAGAATGCGCGTCCGGTGCGCGTCATCGAGGGCGGCACCGTCGGGCAGCGCGAGCTGCACGGCCTCGAGCTGCCGCACGACCGACGCAAAGCCCTGGGCCAGCGTGTCGTGCAGGTCGCGGGACAGGCGTTGACGCTCCGCCAGCACGCCCGCTTCGCGCGCACGCGCCGCGAGATCGCGATGCGCGGCCTCCAGTTGCTGCAGCAGGTCGCGCCGAAGCGCGGCCTCGCGGTTGGCGCGATGGATGTAGAGCATGATCGCGCCGGGAAGCAGGGTCGCGGTCAGCGACGTTGCCACCCGCGTAAGCATGGCCGGCAGCCCCTGATCCCGCGCCGCACGCACGGTCAG encodes the following:
- a CDS encoding response regulator transcription factor, with translation MTTPIRVLVADDHPVVRSGIASVLGTQPDFSVVGECADGEQAVQAAVSLAPDLVLMDLRMPVRGGVSAIEEIGRRAPAIRVVVLTTYATDGDVLRAIEAGAVGYLLKDVPHEELFRALRAVARGERYLAPGVADRLVSSWTARPRSALTKREAAILAHVARGASNKEVAAALGITETTVKAHLVHVFEKLGVDNRTAAARVALERGLVGG
- a CDS encoding sensor histidine kinase, which codes for MPPAALEPLFAHNAQAWLRAWVGAQGVALSIATLVALDGNGVGARGTTPGAIAAFAAVVAALHALGYARYRAILQRRWRVIVYCGLCWSTLLFGLRLHGLYSIMIPGAVLQGFLFLPFAWAAVTLTLLGSGLVALTVRAARDQGLPAMLTRVATSLTATLLPGAIMLYIHRANREAALRRDLLQQLEAAHRDLAARAREAGVLAERQRLSRDLHDTLAQGFASVVRQLEAVQLALPDGAALDDAHRTRILTHLGHAQEVSRASLTEIRRLVLSLRPTELANAPIVEALERVVAQWGSAHGVATTFTADEMPALQGDAEVTLLRVTQEALSNVARHARAAAVRVALSCVDELVMLAIEDDGRGFVPSDDGDGEHLGLRGMRDRARRLGGYVLVDSAPGDGVSVTLALPLSVVGESPRVEPT